The sequence CGCGGCTGCTTCTGGTCAACCGTTGGCACCGCATCACCTCCGAGCGGAACGTCCCCAACCCCAAGGGGGAAGGCGGGGCAGGCCCGCCGGGGCCGCCGACCGACCGACCGGACGCCGAACGGCCGGCCCAGCCTGAGAGGATGCGAACGTGACCGGACGCATCGTGGCCGTCTTCGGCAACATGGTCGTCGTCGAGGCCGAAGGGCGGGTCGTCCAGAATGCCGTGGGATACTGTCTGCGTCAGGACGGCGCGCGGCTGCTGAGCGAAGTGATCCGCGTCCGGGGGGGCATGGCCGACCTGCAGGTCTTCGAGGAGACGCGCGGTCTGCGCGTCGGCGACGCCGTCGAGTTCCGCGACGAGATGCTTTCGGTGACGCTCGGTCCGGGCCTCTTGGGCCAGATTTTCGACGGCCTCCAGAACCCGCTGCCGAAACTGGCCGAGAAGACGGGGTACTTCCTCCAGGCCGGAACGTATCTCGCGAGCCTGTCCCAGGATCGCCGATGGGAGTTCACGCCTTCCGCGAGCGAGGGCGCGACGGTTCAGGCGGGGGACCCGCTCGGCTGGGTCCCCGAAGGGATCTTCGAGCATCAGATCATGGCCCCGTTCGATCTCGAGGGCAAGTGGCGCGTGGCGAGCGTCGCCGCCAAGGGCGAGCACACCATCGAGGATGAGATCGCAGCCCTGGAGGGCGAAGGCGGCCGGCGCATCGCCGTCAAGATGCAGCAGCGCTGGCCCGTCAAGCGGCCCTTGAACGTCAGCCGCCGGCGCCTCCTGCCGACCGAACCGCTCGTCACGCGCGTCCGGATCATAGACACGATGTTCCCCGTCATGCGGGGCGGGACGTACTGCATCCCCGGGCCGTTCGGCGCGGGCAAGACGGTCCTTCAGCAGATCACCGCGCGGCACGCGGAGATTGACATCGTGGTGCTCGCGGCGTGCGGCGAGCGGGCGGGCGAAGTGGTCGAGACGCTGCGCACGTTCCCGGAACTGGAAGACCCCCGCACGGGGCGGTCGCTGATGGAGCGGACGATCATCATCTGCAACACGTCCGCGATGCCGGTCGCGGCGCGCGAGGCGTCCGTCTATACCGCCGTCACCCTGGCCGAATACTACCGCCAGATGGGTCTGAACGTCCTCGTGCTGGCAGACTCGACCTCGCGGTGGGCCCAGGCGATGCGCGAGGTGTCGGGGCGCCTCGAGGAAATCCCCGGCGAGGAGGCGTTCCCGGCCTACCTGGAGAGCCGCGTCGCCGCCTTCTACGAGCGCGCGGGGGCCGTGGAACTCCGCGACGGGCGAAAGGGGTCCGTGACGATCGGCGGGACCGTGAGCCCGGCGGGAGGAAACTTCGAGGAGCCCGTCACCCAGGCCACGCTCAAGGTGG comes from Planctomycetota bacterium and encodes:
- a CDS encoding V-type ATP synthase subunit A, translated to MTGRIVAVFGNMVVVEAEGRVVQNAVGYCLRQDGARLLSEVIRVRGGMADLQVFEETRGLRVGDAVEFRDEMLSVTLGPGLLGQIFDGLQNPLPKLAEKTGYFLQAGTYLASLSQDRRWEFTPSASEGATVQAGDPLGWVPEGIFEHQIMAPFDLEGKWRVASVAAKGEHTIEDEIAALEGEGGRRIAVKMQQRWPVKRPLNVSRRRLLPTEPLVTRVRIIDTMFPVMRGGTYCIPGPFGAGKTVLQQITARHAEIDIVVLAACGERAGEVVETLRTFPELEDPRTGRSLMERTIIICNTSAMPVAAREASVYTAVTLAEYYRQMGLNVLVLADSTSRWAQAMREVSGRLEEIPGEEAFPAYLESRVAAFYERAGAVELRDGRKGSVTIGGTVSPAGGNFEEPVTQATLKVVGAFHGLSGARSDARRYPAIDPLDSWSKYLGILSPEKVEHVRVLLSRGHEVKQMMTVVGEEGTPIEDFVVMLKAEFFDNCYLQQNAYDPVDGATPAERQRLVFDKILEVVRADFGLADKESARRTMVAAQDLFRNWNYAEWQGEEFKKILGRIEAFIAARGAK